ACAAATGTTACCCGATAGCTGCGCATAACCTAAGAAGCCTGCGCTTCACTTACTTTCACTGACGAGGAATGTCCAAGGAGTCATCAACATGCCTAAATCGGCAAATCCATAAGCTCCGACGACATAAATTTGTTGACGTTAAAGTATCTAATTCAAATAGAAGTAAAATAACCTAGCTTCTCAATCTGTCACCGACCAGTTGAATGTAACATCTCCCTACTGACACCTGGGAAACCCGCTAACTTACATGATGGAAGGCCCGACTTACAGTTACCATCTCAGCCTAGCAGAACACCACTATAGCTTTTGTAAAGTACACAGCCCTTTGCGTCATAATGTGGAAGGAGACTCCAAGTAGCGTTGGACTTATTAAAAGCTTTTGACGCAGAATTTCACCCAAGACTACTAAAAGACATCGAACAATCTACTAGTACGTCATCCATCTTATTTTAACAAGGCAATgaaatcgatggcatgtgttctcTGCAAGTAGCCTAACACTCTCTCTCCTATTTCGTGCTGTTTCGGGGTTTGGATTTAGTAGGGAAAAATGTTATGACTCCTTgcataaaagaaacaaataatattacagTTGATGGCTATAGAATTACGTTTGACAGCCTGTACTCTTTGATAGCAATTTACAATGCAATTGGCCGGCCGGCTACACAGCACTTGTATGGTCGACTGAATACAATAAGACTCATACAAATAATCTACAAACTCGCTAGAATATTGCACTCCGTAAATTTACAAGATGCCTTAGTGAGGCCCATACGCTTCCGGTTTAGGAACAGAACGAACcacctctccaagcagtttttACTGGGATAATCTCACAGAAATCCTTATTTGCAGTCGTCTAATTGAAACGGAGTTGCCGCCTATTAACATCAATATCTTTCGCCTTGGATGTAcacttataaataataaaataacttaaatatcCATACAGACCATTTTCAAATCTGTGAATTGGTTATGTAGAACATCctaaatttgttagaaaaataaaaaacactttttttgggATACGAAAAtcaaacttatgtatatttattcttgtatatattttttatcttttgaaaaaatgtaaataacttCAAAGCATAAATACTTTGTAAAGTGtgttttccataattttcttaCGGTCAGCCGAAAATGCATAAGTATCCAATTTATATAGAAACTGGTTTGTTCACGTATATATAACATacagaatatacatataaattaaatataattataagtacAAAAGAGCCGAGAGTGTGAGCGCGCGCAGGCAGTAAATAGTTCTACAAATGTCATGGCAAGCGCGTCATAGCGCTATTAGTCAAAAAAGACAAAGAGAACAAAGTactacgaaaaaaataaattttttttttcattttcaatgcaAAAATAACTTCGTTCAACTGACACACGCACACGCCCACTGCACTTTGGTTTAAGGGATAGTAATTGGCTTTTATCTTTAATtaagttatttataataataataatttttgtcacACAAAGGCAATACATATAGATTAGGAAGGaagtatatttgaaatttgtgaatttctttaattttccatTGCTGCAGCTGAGAGACGCTGTAACAAgcaattattttgttgtttgtgtagaGTGGAGCGAATAGTCGAAGTAAATgcgattgttattgttgttgcaatttgtaCGATGCGTACaaataatattgttaaatattttatattattttgcttgTGAAGTGCTACTATCGCATCACTACACTTTACTCAACTGTCGGCCCTTTACCAGAAGCCACCAGAAGAGAAACCGCCGGGAGGCACACGGCCGCGTGACTGTTGTTCATTGCCGCCAGTCTGACTAGCCGGACCGCCAGTAGGTGTGGTGGCAGCCGTGTTGGCCTTTTGTGTTTCAGGCTCCGATTGGGCTTGTTTATTGTGTGTGATTTCTTCGCGTAGTTTCTCCACCTTCTGATTCGGATCAGTCGAATTCATACAAGCATTCATGTTGGAAGAGTTTTGTTGATTGTATTTTGGACGTGGCGCATTAACGGCGACCTCGGGCTCTGAAAAGATATTGGAGTGACCGCCGCCAGGTGGCTTTAGAACACGGCTGGATGGACGAGTGCTGCAAGTAAGGCCGCAACGAGTTTCGGTGGAAGTCATATTCATTGATTAATTGTCCTTTTAATGGTAAGATAATTTGCTCTTATGCGAAAGATGACACACTTGCAGCTGATACAGGTTTTAATGAACACAATAGATgttgtaaatctgcaaaaacaatgaaaacaaagatacaatttttaataaaaatatctacacgcattttctatatacaaataatcggtgtaaaaagtattaaattaagCTAATTGATTAACAAACGCTTATACCGAAATAACTGGTCAAGTTAAGCGAAACAGCACGACTGGTAGACTGACATAAACTAACTGAATCATAGACAACACCCCAGGCAACGGCTGGCACGGCAAATGACTCTCACTGTCTGGCTGACTGACTGGCGCGCTGCTAGCCGCACTCAAGCGTATACAGTTAGTTGCCGCAGCGGCGCATCTAAAGTaaccacaccaacaacaatgttaaCAACATTAGTAACAATGACAATGATGGTAATAGTAAACCAGtgaatacaataataacaaagcaAAATCAACAGTGAAAACTTTCACAacactttttgttgcttttattttcaatgttctCTCTTGTGTCTGtgccaaaataaaatttgccacTCACTGCCAAtcgtaacatacatacatatgtgtacccattctatgtatataaacatatacatatacttattaaTGTACATAAACATTCATCAGCATCACAGTGATTCACTAATATAGTAGAACAACCAAGAAATTGGTGGGTTAAGGTATACTATCTGCacaaccaaaaaatttaaacgaataaaaacaaaaaaaatatacatttcaaatCGCTTATATAGAGCAACCTAGTAACTTTGCTAAGggtaatacaaaaataaataaggacTCAGCATTAAAATGTTGCTTAGGTAATAACTAAATGTCTT
The Bactrocera dorsalis isolate Fly_Bdor unplaced genomic scaffold, ASM2337382v1 BdCtg182, whole genome shotgun sequence DNA segment above includes these coding regions:
- the LOC105228523 gene encoding uncharacterized protein LOC105228523 translates to MNMTSTETRCGLTCSTRPSSRVLKPPGGGHSNIFSEPEVAVNAPRPKYNQQNSSNMNACMNSTDPNQKVEKLREEITHNKQAQSEPETQKANTAATTPTGGPASQTGGNEQQSRGRVPPGGFSSGGFW